In the genome of Pseudomonas fluorescens, the window GACCTGACCTTGTTCGAACTCAAGGCCGGGGCGTTTATCGGCGTGGCCATCATGCTCGGCTACGGTTTGCAGACGGTCGGGTTGCAGAGCATTCCCAGCAGCCAATCAGCATTCATTACTGCGCTGTACGTCCCGTTTGTGCCGCTGTTGCAATGGCTGGTGCTGGGGCGGCGTCCGGGGTTGATGCCCAGCATCGGCATCATGCTGGCCTTTACCGGGTTGATGCTGTTGTCCGGGCCGTCCGGTGCGTCGTTCAACTTCAGCCCCGGTGAAATCGCCACCTTGATCAGCGCCGTGGCCATTGCGGCCGAGATCATCCTGATCAGCACCTATGCCGGCCAGGTCGATGTGCGCCGGGTGACGACGGTGCAACTGGCAGTCACTTCGGTGCTGTCGTTCCTGATGGTGGTGCCGACCAACGAGGCGATACCGGACTTCTCGTGGTTGCTGCTGTGCAGCGCGCTGGGCCTGGGGGCGGCGAGTGCGGCGATTCAGGTGGCGATGAACTGGGCGCAGAAAAGCGTGTCACCGACCCGCGCCACGCTGATCTATGCCGGCGAACCGGTATGGGCCGGGATTGTCGGGCGCATTGCCGGGGAACGCTTGCCGGCGATTGCCTTGGTCGGGGCCGGGTTGATTGTGGCGGCGGTGATAGTCAGTGAGTTGAAGACCAAGGGTAAGGGTGCGGTGGTTGAGGAAGAGCTGGAGCAGGAAACACAGTGATAAACCGCAAACTCTGCATTTCCAGATAGGCCGCCATCGCGAGCAAGCTCGCTCCCACAGTGTTATGTATTGCGCACAAAACTGTATGTACACCTCAAAACCTGTGGGAGCGAGCTTGCTCGCGATGGCGTCAGTACAGGCGAAAACCCTCTACCAGAAACAATGTGAATCAGGGCTTTTCCGTCTACCGTGTAGGATTCTGCGACAGCTTGGCGTTTGGTGATCCGGGAGCTGGCACGTATGATGCTTCACAAACTTCCGCAGATTAGAAGCCTATGTCCCTGATAGTTCTACTGCTTCTGCCTTTCATAGGCAGCTGTTTGGCGGCCGTGTTGCCGCACAATGCACGTAACGCCGAATCCCTGCTGGCTGGCCTGATCGCCCTGATCGGCACCGTTCAGGTCGCCTT includes:
- a CDS encoding DMT family transporter; the encoded protein is MTSVNSPMASSRFTRFSKAECVLVLITMVWGGTFLLVQHAMTVSGPMFFVGLRFAAAASIVALFSWRHLRDLTLFELKAGAFIGVAIMLGYGLQTVGLQSIPSSQSAFITALYVPFVPLLQWLVLGRRPGLMPSIGIMLAFTGLMLLSGPSGASFNFSPGEIATLISAVAIAAEIILISTYAGQVDVRRVTTVQLAVTSVLSFLMVVPTNEAIPDFSWLLLCSALGLGAASAAIQVAMNWAQKSVSPTRATLIYAGEPVWAGIVGRIAGERLPAIALVGAGLIVAAVIVSELKTKGKGAVVEEELEQETQ